In Toxotes jaculatrix isolate fToxJac2 chromosome 20, fToxJac2.pri, whole genome shotgun sequence, the following proteins share a genomic window:
- the cavin4b gene encoding caveolae-associated protein 4b, which produces MTDKPGMPTGGGGGDDAGSIMALLERVAGLMDSVQTTQQRMEERQLELENTVKTIQADVVKLTSDHANTSSTVSRLLEKTRKVSRHIKEVRVRVENQNIRVKKVEATQSDLLAKNKFRVVIYQGDQEVKAVTPGSEPAESSGGAGARAEVEPDKFELPPESDEEYMVVEEADSSAAGRMKKTGLTRIESFKATFSKENMSKTRENLGTKVNKFGERIVTAERREKIRQSGERLKQSGERLKETITKSVPAKLNLKKERTVAEGQEGAEGATEGAVPIPPPKGRKGTPDAAKAAADEGKAEESEVPMYDMKQLS; this is translated from the exons ATGACAGACAAACCGGGCATGCCGACGGGTGGCGGAGGCGGAGATGACGCGGGAAGTATCATGGCATTGCTGGAGCGTGTGGCGGGCCTCATGGACAGCGTCCAGACCACACAGCAGCGTATGGAGGAACgtcagctggagctggagaacaCAGTGAAGACCATTCAGGCCGATGTGGTCAAGCTGACCAGTGACCACGCCAACACCAGCTCCACAGTCAGCCGACTGCTGGAGAAGACACGCAAGGTCAGCCGCCACATCAAGGAAGTCCGGGTACGTGTGGAGAACCAGAACATCAGGGTGAAGAAGGTGGAGGCCACCCAGAGTGACCTTCTGGCCAAGAACAAGTTCAGGGTAGTTATTTATCAG GGTGACCAGGAAGTGAAGGCCGTTACACCGGGCAGTGAGCCTGCAGAATCCAGCGGTGGCGCTGGCGCCAGAGCCGAGGTGGAACCGGACAAGTTTGAGCTCCCTCCGGAGTCGGATGAGGAGTACAtggtggtggaggaggcggacTCCTCGGCGGCCGGCCGCATGAAGAAGACGGGCCTGACGCGCATCGAAAGCTTCAAAGCCACCTTCTCCAAGGAGAACATGAGCAAGACCCGCGAGAACCTGGGCACCAAGGTCAACAAGTTCGGCGAGCGCATCGTGACGGCAGAGAGGCGCGAGAAGATCCGCCAGTCCGGCGAGAGGCTGAAGCAGTCGGGCGAGAGGCTGAAGGAGACCATCACCAAGAGCGTCCCAGCCAAGCTGAATCTGAAGAAGGAGAGGACTGTGGCGGAGGGCCAGGAGGGAGCCGAGGGCGCCACGGAGGGAGCCGTGCCCATCCCTCCTCCCAAGGGCCGCAAAGGCACCCCGGACGCCGCCAAGGCGGCCGCCGACGAGGGCAAAGCAGAGGAGTCTGAGGTGCCGATGTATGACATGAAGCAGCTATCATAA